One Leptidea sinapis chromosome 32, ilLepSina1.1, whole genome shotgun sequence genomic region harbors:
- the LOC126974329 gene encoding uncharacterized protein LOC126974329, protein MKFGFLLRHESDSVLRTFYSLPFTPRVWLCLLITLLVSSVVFYLISYWEKRFAGGDCSFNYELLVAFSAFCQHILPLQANLYSRRIAYLVFIICSYIIHCFYTSNLLSHLVNDKDKDLDLIELANKDYEFVVIQNMNYKTEKELQKIRAALNKSLNNVESKLSSVQVMSITDAVRAMRVSRTVILSDYVSLYPVIKNTFENNEICDLLEVDLFSNVKKYLFTSKDFPLKEEFKIGTLLAKEAGLIKKLLSHPEVELSIDCDVISGTMSMGCVITPMVILLAAYILAVLILFVEKIHYGRNRVWPYIE, encoded by the exons ATTCGGTTTTCTTCTTCGTCATGAGAGTGATTCTGTACTCAGAACCTTCTACAGTCTTCCTTTTACACCGCGTGTTTGGTTGTGCTTGTTAATTACGCTCCTCGTCAGTTCtgtagtgttttatttaataagctATTGGGAGAAACGTTTTGCTGGTGGAGATTGTAGCTTCAATTACGAGTTGTTAGTTGCATTTTCTGCCTTCTGTCAACATA TATTGCCACTTCAAGCAAATTTATATTCTCGCCGTATTGCGTACCTCGTTTTCATTATATGCTCGTACATAATTCACTGCTTCTATACGTCGAACCTGCTCTCGCATCTGGTCAATGATAAGGACAAAGATTTAGATTTGATAGAACTAGCAAATAAGGACTATGAATTTGTGGTCATTCaaaatatgaattataaaaCGGAAAAAGAG TTGCAGAAGATACGAGCTGCTTTAAACAAAAGCCTTAACAATGTTGAAAGCAAATTAAGTTCGGTGCAAGTTATGAGTATAACAGACGCCGTGAGAGCTATGAGGGTATCAAGAACTGTCATACTATCGGACTATGTTTCTTTGTATCCTGTTATTAAGAACA cgtTTGAGAACAATGAAATTTGCGATCTTCTGGAGGTGGACCTTTTTTCGAATGTCAAGAAGTACTTGTTCACGTCGAAAGATTTCCCCCTTAAGGAAGAGTTTAAAATAGG aacactGCTGGCAAAGGAAGCCGGTCTCATTAAAAAGCTATTGTCACATCCAGAGGTGGAGCTGTCCATCGACTGTGACGTCATAAGCGGCACTATGAGTATGGGCTGTGTCATCACACCAATGGTCATACTACTAGCAGCTTACATACTGGCAGTACTTATTTTATTCGTGGAGAAAATTCATTACGGAAGAAACAGAGTGTGGCCTTATATTGAATGA